In Oryctolagus cuniculus chromosome X, mOryCun1.1, whole genome shotgun sequence, a single window of DNA contains:
- the LOC127484871 gene encoding testis-specific protein TSX — protein sequence MSTKEKEADLTEAEGSVPGHLELEDEKRGPHSDDDTHKPEDKPLLSHEESFLHQEDVLQETRVNNPEDKDLQNLSGMKGMKMKCEKLKSMGNNKGTMYSLFFSSINLCIF from the exons ATGTCTACTaaagagaaggaagcagattTGACTGAAGCAGAGGGCAGTGTGCCAGGCCACCTGGAGTTGGAAGATGAAAAACGTGGGCCTCACAGTG ATGATGACACCCATAAGCCTGAAGACAAGCCATTACTGAG CCATGAAGAATCATTTCTTCACCAGGAAGATGTTCTTCAAGAGACTAGGGTCAACAATCCTGAGGATAAAGACTTGCAGAATTTAAGTGGGATGaagggaatgaaaatgaaatgtgagaaACTGAAGAGCATGGGAAATAACAAAGGGACCATGTACAGCTTGTTCTTCTCTTCCATTAATCTAtgtatattttaa